Proteins co-encoded in one Dreissena polymorpha isolate Duluth1 chromosome 12, UMN_Dpol_1.0, whole genome shotgun sequence genomic window:
- the LOC127853724 gene encoding uncharacterized protein LOC127853724 isoform X2: protein MASFLCYIYSIFIFVRASSSLTGHVCSRLRAETYQTTYDRAFICPERYTTACGQLDWRRCTKYRVSTCYSPTEKYALRYTAVEECCIGWRDAGDGDCSVHISPWKWSHLTVGALVVVIALVAISLLVFFYCQRRKRNTNHSVDRITLKELDREHKKRLIDAEPEDEQTSASLSGKVSVPETPREPSAPLEED from the exons atggCATCTTTTCTGTGTTATATTTactcaatttttatttttgtgcgGGCATCTTCTTCGCTGACAGG TCACGTGTGCAGTCGTCTGCGCGCGGAGACGTACCAGACGACATACGACCGCGCGTTCATCTGCCCGGAACGCTACACCACAGCGTGCGGACAGCTTGATTGGAGAAGATGTACAAAATACAG GGTTAGCACGTGTTACTCGCCGACAGAGAAGTACGCGTTGCGTTACACGGCGGTGGAGGAATGCTGTATAGGCTGGAGGGACGCAGGGGATGGGGATTGCTCTGTGC ATATATCACCATGGAAATGGAGTCACTTGACAGTTGGAGCGCTAGTTGTTGTTATTGCCCTTGTCGCAATTTCATTACTGGTCTTCTTCTATTGTCAGCGTCGGAAAAGAAACAC AAACCACTCTGTCGACCGCATTACGTTGAAGGAACTGGATCGGGAACACAAAAAGCGCCTTATCGACGCTGAACCGGAAGATGAACAGACAAGCGCCTCCTTAAGTGGAAAAGTCAGCGTCCCCGAAACCCCAAGAGAACCTTCAGCGCCTCTTGAGGAAGACtag
- the LOC127853724 gene encoding multiple epidermal growth factor-like domains protein 10 isoform X1 yields the protein MASFLCYIYSIFIFVRASSSLTGHVCSRLRAETYQTTYDRAFICPERYTTACGQLDWRRCTKYRVSTCYSPTEKYALRYTAVEECCIGWRDAGDGDCSVPVCEGRCENGGHCVASGTIPECSCPEGYNGDRCQNDISPWKWSHLTVGALVVVIALVAISLLVFFYCQRRKRNTNHSVDRITLKELDREHKKRLIDAEPEDEQTSASLSGKVSVPETPREPSAPLEED from the exons atggCATCTTTTCTGTGTTATATTTactcaatttttatttttgtgcgGGCATCTTCTTCGCTGACAGG TCACGTGTGCAGTCGTCTGCGCGCGGAGACGTACCAGACGACATACGACCGCGCGTTCATCTGCCCGGAACGCTACACCACAGCGTGCGGACAGCTTGATTGGAGAAGATGTACAAAATACAG GGTTAGCACGTGTTACTCGCCGACAGAGAAGTACGCGTTGCGTTACACGGCGGTGGAGGAATGCTGTATAGGCTGGAGGGACGCAGGGGATGGGGATTGCTCTGTGC CTGTGTGTGAAGGTCGATGTGAAAATGGCGGTCACTGCGTTGCATCCGGTACGATCCCAGAATGCTCCTGTCCAGAGGGTTACAATGGAGACCGATGTCAAAACG ATATATCACCATGGAAATGGAGTCACTTGACAGTTGGAGCGCTAGTTGTTGTTATTGCCCTTGTCGCAATTTCATTACTGGTCTTCTTCTATTGTCAGCGTCGGAAAAGAAACAC AAACCACTCTGTCGACCGCATTACGTTGAAGGAACTGGATCGGGAACACAAAAAGCGCCTTATCGACGCTGAACCGGAAGATGAACAGACAAGCGCCTCCTTAAGTGGAAAAGTCAGCGTCCCCGAAACCCCAAGAGAACCTTCAGCGCCTCTTGAGGAAGACtag